The Labilithrix sp. genome contains a region encoding:
- a CDS encoding SUMF1/EgtB/PvdO family nonheme iron enzyme, translating into MEAEWEYAARAGTRTSFYTADITSQETLYDECCQDEALDPIAWYCVNASGSTHPVGTKLPNAWGLYDMLGNVAEWVNDGLSGSTPPGPVTDRGGLLPSKPRSLTRGGGYRHWPSLLRASNRALSTEWKERSPGLGIGFRLVRSL; encoded by the coding sequence ATGGAAGCCGAGTGGGAATACGCCGCGCGCGCGGGCACGCGGACGAGCTTCTACACGGCAGACATCACCTCGCAGGAGACACTCTACGATGAATGTTGTCAGGACGAGGCGCTGGACCCCATCGCGTGGTACTGCGTGAACGCGAGCGGTTCTACGCACCCGGTTGGGACCAAGCTGCCGAACGCCTGGGGGCTCTACGACATGCTCGGCAACGTCGCCGAGTGGGTGAACGATGGCCTCAGCGGGAGCACGCCGCCGGGACCCGTGACCGATCGTGGCGGGCTCCTTCCTTCCAAGCCACGAAGCCTCACTCGCGGCGGCGGGTACCGGCACTGGCCGTCGCTGCTTCGCGCGTCGAACCGCGCCTTGTCGACCGAGTGGAAGGAGCGCTCGCCCGGGCTTGGCATTGGCTTCCGCCTCGTGCGGAGCCTCTGA